In the genome of Parasteatoda tepidariorum isolate YZ-2023 chromosome 10, CAS_Ptep_4.0, whole genome shotgun sequence, the window ttataatacccaaatccaaaaatttgaaattaatattatcatcatgattacgaagcaagattaattcctaggggtaaatattatttaataacatagtataatcttaaaaattaaagataattaaatcataaataaatctaaaaacaaatttaatactaagagtataatttttttcataataatgcaaaaataagttagctaagaaAGATGAATAATTAGATGCCTGTGGTATTccattaatttgaagaaaaatatcccttccattgtaaagataattactaaaaagacaaaaattaatcagaatttcccaataatcaaaatcgcaacaaaggatatttttaaaatcatagtaataattcagaaggacatcttttagtttagaaaggggaatgctgttcaaaagatcctggaaatcaatatatattataaatgaatgtcTGTCTGTGTCctttatagactcctaaaccatccAACTGAGagttatgaaattttgcatACAGATAGTTTCAAGCACGAGGAAGGTCATTGTCGACAGTAGAACATTCTACGACGAATCGTTACAATAGGATgaaagaaaaacgaaatggaattttctgattggttaagcgttagccattgttttaaatttaacgaatcaattttcacatattttaaagatacatcAGTGATAATAGATCAGTGATAattgctagcttatagctctattaaatcaaaaaatagtaaattgcacttatttaaatatttaattattttatattcgctatgTCAGATGAATTTAATGAACAATACGTGGTAGTACACGTTGTCTACGTCACGAAATTTAAACTTTGTCTGATaccacttatttttattttatttatattaattcttttaaacgtgtttctaaaaaatcacttatttaAAACCAACGGTAATagaatagaaacaaaatatttatgtaatgtaaagcaaaaattaatgggaaagtggtactaattcgtttaggAGAAACATAAGAAATTGACGTCAATATGCTTAATTACGCCAAtcatgattaattaattaaggtaatatatgcacattgaaataaaataataagctaaTTTACtagaatgcaaaataaatggTGTAAAGGTATTTATTTGCCTAGATCTTGAAGAACAGTAAGAAATCGTCATACTATCATTAacgacaatgatgcttaattaatgttagTAATATGTTAATTGATAACTTACGTactaaaaagaataagtaatgGAGACTATATACTTATCCATTTCGGGGAGCCGTAAAAAATCACGATGTTATTATTGACACTAATGCTTAATTACTACtgataatatgaattaattgaaataaaacaaaacaagctATGTGCTAAAAAGCGaatttaggggaaaaaaaaaaggttaataggAAATTCGTTTAGGAAAACCGTTGAAAATCGCCATTTACGGATGACACTTACTTATTGTGCACTTCTGACGTTAATATGTTCTACTGGcattatggtaattggtgcaATTTTGATAACAAATCTACAACGGGCTTTTCGCAAttgcagaaattatttttttcagtggtagcaaagatagtgtattaatattttaatggattagaacataaagaattttatttctcaacaacttataaatattttaatagtaaattaaaggtCAGATAGAGAAATGCCCACTCTCCAAAAATCTTATCAAGTTCTaataagaattctatttttttttaaaaaaaatttcggctTTTGTTGGCTGTCactgataaatgtatttttcacaaaagtaAAATGTTGAAGGGTTATGTAATATGttccaaatatactaataaaggtataaaatatcttatggatatatttggtaattattaaGACAGCACCAGTACTTAGTTGTACACACTGATACTTTGGAAATAAGCGTTTTACGGTTCTCGAAAGGGATATATACcttagaaaattactttatagtGCAATAGCATCATGCGAAGTtatactaaatacattttatctttgttCTAATGGGATAAACTACTAAAAACGGGTTTTGCTTATTTCAATAACGAAAAGCCACCGAAAAGGGcagcaaataatattaaataaaaattttttttaattattttagctatattaattgaaaaacttagtggAAGAGCCAGGTAAGTCACATTTTCAGAACTGAAATAAAGTTGCATCCGAACTATTTTATCaccaatttattagaaagagggaaatatatttctttgtttttatttatttacccctgcctaatttgaaataaaaatcatgcaagtATACTGAAAACTGATGTAAttagttatgttaaaatttgGGTGATGGCGAAAATAGTTCTGCAACATTGAACATATCCGTATTGATAcaaccacttttttattttctctgattcattaattcccctaaaaatttaacttacctGGTTTTTCCACTAAGTTCTTTAATTGGATCGGTATATGATTTTCAGTTTTGagcatgatttcgtagtgtttcttaatactgatttattgattttttatttatttttttaccctcTCCGTGCGAAggacgggtattcagctagtaaataaataaaacaaatggtaaataataaataaatatggatcTAAGATTGAAATCAGTAATAGGGTCGTAGTTTAAtgcctaaaatatttaaaacaattttgatgtAGCGTTTATTAATGTTATAGTGCTGAATGAAGAATAGCAATTgtttaaaacaatcattcatTTGGAAGCAATGTGTGATTCCAAcaaaaacaatagaaataaaaaggaatgattattttaaagtctttcATATGAAGTTtcgatataaaaaagaaaaactggcGCAGTAATTAATGAgacaaaagaagaagaaaaatgaatacagCTGATAAATTTTAGCTCTTAAAGGCCATTCGACCTTCTTCAGTCAgctcaaatttgcaattcatcatattttcatatttcaaattccATAAAAACCTTTCAATAGAcgtttaaagaacaattttttcttttgcctgCCTCATTTTTTACCCCTCCTCGAAAAtcagaggggaaaaaaaaaatcgcaaataaaacaaaagtcaaCACGATCTATCTTTATCAGAACAGGTAGACAGACAAACCGCAATCTTATTTGGCGCCCATGATATTAATCACCAAATTTGGCGAACTTTTGGCGCCAGGTAGAGAAAAATCAAGAGATGAAAGAGAAGTAAAACCCTATAACAAAAATACTCGCTCCAAAACTGAGGAAAAAGCTGTCAGTTCTAACTAGTCTTCAGTTTGTCGCTTATCTGGTAACAAGTAATTCAACCGTGTCTCGAAGCAGAAGAactgataaaatgaaaatttttttttctcgattttctTCATCGTTATTCCAGGTTACCTTTGATAAATTGCTCCGTGATTTTGGTTTTAAATGAGGAAATCAGAAATAATGGaacttttatttgataagagtgagaaaaagttttcttaagtAATATGATTTCTATTGTTGgatttaaaaatcgtttgcatTAAGATTACAATAAGTTGCTTCAATCCCAAACGCAGAATGACAGAGTTAAAAAGTcgtttgaatgaaatattttagacacTTTCCCATCACCTGAGAATTCCAGAGTTGTGGAGGGAGTTATTGTAAACATCACAGGTGCGGTGGATTCTGTACCTCCCACTCGACACCCCTTCTTCGTTTCTCATTCTGAAAAAGATTCTATCTTTTCTCCCCCATCCCCTAAACGAAAACTGACGAGAGGAGGCACGTGATTTCAAGAAATGACAGATCAACCAGGCATCATTCTGTGGCAAACTCTCGAGAAGAGAGGAGCATTGTGGAATTCGTCTGCTTGTTTATCGTCTGTTtggaatttattcttaattatgattagatgttctttctttaaaggatttataattgaattattttcctAGAATAACTGTCGTGATATTTACCAACAGTAGAAATgttgcatttaaatttcattggaTTTAGTGACCGgcacatttattaaattcgtCGAGATACTATTTATGCATTTGTTAAAACTTCGACGAGAGATTGTCTCAGATGAtgcaaaattcttttatgttttagaaTCATGGATTATTCGTCAAAAAAACATTCAGGCCAGATCGAGATTATCCctcctttaaaaatgaaagtttcaaCAATTGTTCCGAGTTCAGGAAGtcctaaaaaaattgatagaacTTATATCATTTCTGTATCATTTATTGCTGGGTTTTTAATTGGAATACCGATCACATATAGTTTTTTGTTCCTTCCAATTTACGTTGATTCGTCATTCCGGAATAACATTCCAGAACGAACCCTAAGCTCCTTGATAAATGACGGAAAAGGTTATGTGGGGAATGACACCCCAGATTTATCGGCGCGCCGCCCGTTGGTTGCAGGGCGAGGGCAACAGTTCGCCGGCATCAAAACTATGATTGTCGCCGGAGGCAACTTAACATCGGAGGCTACCTCCTCCCTACTCAGGCACCCCGCCGGGCCGTCAAAATCTCTGCAGACTATAACTGAAAAATCCGGTCCTGGTTCTCCaaggaataaaatttccaaacattCGACGGTGAAAGATCTCCCAATGTTTTCCAGTTTACTTGTGAAACCCATTAGAAAAATAGAGCCTacaattgatttgttttttaataacagaCGTCGAAAAAATTCACTGGAAAAAGCCTCCAAAGTTTATCCTGTTGACGATGTGGTGGATGGTGTGTTTTGGACTCCTCTTTCTGAGCGATTCGTACCAAAAGGATTCGATGATTATGACACCAAATTATGGAAACGGTTCCTTAATTCTACTGAAGTCCTTAAAGTTGAAGAAGGATGTGGAAGGATGCAAAACAGACTCGTGACACTTGCTGAAGGTGGTAAGTCATGCTGTCGTTATAGACACAATAACGACCAAATCCAGGGAGAGATTTTCTCGTTTTATTTAGGCCGCCTTTTGGGCATCAGGAATTTGGCACCTTCTGCACTGGCTGTAGTGGACGGTCGGACAAAAAGGTGGTCATCAGCTGCTTCTCAAATAGCACTAGCACAATGGAACTATGAAAGACCAGTTGTGCTAACTCAATTTGTGGAAGATCTCCAGCCTGCCTTTATACCTAGGCATTTTCGTTTGACAGAAACGCGACGTCTTCATCCTATCACCGAAGACGTCTTCAATCTAACCGCGAAAGACATCTCTATGCTTGTACAGTGGTCAGATTTGATTGTGTTCGATTACCTGACCGGCAATTTGGACAGAGTTGTGAACAATATGTACAACGAGCGTTGGAATCCTGAGATGATGAATCAGCCCACGCACAATTTGTTCCAGACTCCTGATGGTCTTCTGCTGTTCTTGGACAACGAGTCAGGTCTGTTGCATGGATACAGACTGCTCGAAAAATATGACCATTTTCACAAATCACTTTTAGACAGCCtgtgcatatttaaaaaagaaactattgaAGCTGTTGATAGACTCCATGAAGGTAACTTAGAGATGCTGCTACAAACATCATTTGGGGAGAGAGATCCAGGTATGTCTGATTGGTTACCTTTCTTACcagaaagaagtttaaaaactcttaaaGAGAGATTACGTTATGTTCGTAAGCATTTTAGGACTTGCAAATACAGGTTTGATAACATAAATCGGtagttatataattaatttgtatatattgTAATGttgtagaaatttataatttaccaAAGGACTCAAGCATATAAAGCCAATTTCTGTTCTCTTTTTTGTTAATAGACAAGATTcccaaattcaaatttaaaacattagtaattttttttatgcaatgtttGTGGATTATCTCAAAACAAGAAGTTAAATATCTCAAAACAAGAAGAAACAgctaaattctaaataaaaatttatgaatgtatattttttttattggtacaCCGAATTGCTTAAACAGTTGAATTTCAAAAgcttataaaactaaaatttttctagaattcagaccatgaataaaattcattgaaaattttctaagtttACCGAATTGATAATGAGTCAaatgttatactttttaatgattCAATTTAGTTTTCTAGGCTTGTGtcaggaagaaaattttttacagaatttttgtaAATCCTATCgcacttttcaaaatttcactaacattgcttttcttttatttccttctttttcttcctctttttcttgtgAATATTGcgcatttttgttaaattctgtaaaatatttcaacgtTATGCACtttaaatgttgattttaaatgctaaaattttttttaaataaatgaaatataatattatggtctgaaacatttttaagcgTTTACTTTtccatgttttgtatttattttgaaattttttattatttgaaactgcctccctatttaaaaattttatttttgtttaataataagagtaacgtttttaatgtaattcaagtaagagaaaaaatatctacaaaGTCTTAATctgctgtttttaatttaacgtgttttaaacatattttaaacatgaacaAAGTAAACAAACTACGTACACAAATCTAAGGTCTTAAAATT includes:
- the LOC107443946 gene encoding extracellular serine/threonine protein kinase four-jointed-like, with amino-acid sequence MDYSSKKHSGQIEIIPPLKMKVSTIVPSSGSPKKIDRTYIISVSFIAGFLIGIPITYSFLFLPIYVDSSFRNNIPERTLSSLINDGKGYVGNDTPDLSARRPLVAGRGQQFAGIKTMIVAGGNLTSEATSSLLRHPAGPSKSLQTITEKSGPGSPRNKISKHSTVKDLPMFSSLLVKPIRKIEPTIDLFFNNRRRKNSLEKASKVYPVDDVVDGVFWTPLSERFVPKGFDDYDTKLWKRFLNSTEVLKVEEGCGRMQNRLVTLAEGGKSCCRYRHNNDQIQGEIFSFYLGRLLGIRNLAPSALAVVDGRTKRWSSAASQIALAQWNYERPVVLTQFVEDLQPAFIPRHFRLTETRRLHPITEDVFNLTAKDISMLVQWSDLIVFDYLTGNLDRVVNNMYNERWNPEMMNQPTHNLFQTPDGLLLFLDNESGLLHGYRLLEKYDHFHKSLLDSLCIFKKETIEAVDRLHEGNLEMLLQTSFGERDPGMVKNFI